A single Lactuca sativa cultivar Salinas chromosome 8, Lsat_Salinas_v11, whole genome shotgun sequence DNA region contains:
- the LOC111919663 gene encoding superoxide dismutase [Mn], mitochondrial: MALRTLATAKTLGAISRFQQHVRGLQTFTLPDLSYDYGALEPAISGEIMQLHHQKHHQTYITNYNKAIEQLDDAITKGDASTAVKLQSAIKFNGGGHVNHSIFWKNLAPTSEGGGEPPHGSLGSAINQSFSSVEKLIAKMNAEGAAVQGSGWVWLAVDKELKRLVVETTSNQDPLVTKGPSLVPLIGIDVWEHAYYLQYKNVRPDYLKNIWKVINWKYASEVYEKECP, translated from the exons ATGGCTCTACGAACCCTCGCGACTGCTAAAACCCTAGGTGCGATATCCAGGTTTCAGCAACATGTGCGTGGATTGCAGACGTTCACGCTTCCCGATCTTTCCTACGATTATGGCGCACTGGAGCCGGCGATTAGCGGAGAGATCATGCAGCTCCATCACCAGAAACACCACCAGACTTACATAACCAACTACAATAAAGCTATCGAGCAGCTCGATGATGCTATCACCAAGGGAGATGCTTCAACTGCTGTCAAATTGCAGAGCGCTATTAAGTTCAATGGCGGAG GTCATGTAAATCACTCAATTTTCTGGAAGAATCTCGCTCCCACCAGT GAAGGAGGTGGCGAGCCACCACATGGTTCTTTGGGCTCGGCTATCAACCAGAGCTTTAGTTCTGTGGAAAAATTGATTGCTAAAATGAACGCAGAAGGTGCTGCTGTGCAAGGTTCTGGATGGGTG TGGCTTGCTGTTGACAAAGAGTTGAAGAGGCTTGTGGTTGAAACCACATCAAACCAG GACCCACTGGTTACAAAAGGTCCAAGTTTGGTTCCTCTGATTGGCATAGATGTTTGGGAGCATGCATACTACTTACAG TATAAAAATGTCAGGCCCGATTACTTAAAGAACATCTGGAAGGTGATCAACTGGAAATATGCAAGTGAAGTATATGAGAAAGAGTGCccttaa
- the LOC111919660 gene encoding uncharacterized protein LOC111919660: MPPVSPSIASTVLCSLSHRSQNPTFIFRYTTPASRISTSVAFRTVVKRSFSFLQRSAAVRASSNMSSNGGGADKSMAHFNLSPTSALKIQKGDITRWFIDGSSDAIVNPANERMLGGGGADGAIHRAAGPELRTACYEVPEVRPGIRCPTGEARITLGFKLPASHVIHTVGPVYDEDGNAAASLSNAYRNSLRVARENNIQYIAFPAISCGVYGYPFDEAATVAISTIRDHCNDIKEVHFVLFSDDIYNVWVKKAEEVLKN, translated from the exons ATGCCCCCAGTTTCACCATCAATCGCATCAACAGTTCTCTGTTCTCTCTCTCATCGATCCCAAAACCCTACATTCATATTCAGATATACAACGCCAGCATCTCGGATCAGCACTTCTGTTGCTTTTCGGACTGTTGTCAAAAGATCATTCTCCTTCCTGCAACGAAGCGCTGCAGTTAGAGCTTCATCGAATATGTCTTCCAATGGAGGTGGCGCTGATAAAAGCATGGCTCACTTCAATCTGTCTCCCACGAGCGCCCTGAAGATTCAGAAAGGAGATATCACTCGTTGGTTCATCGATGGCTCCTCCGACGCGATT GTTAATCCAGCAAATGAGCGAATgcttggtggtggtggtgctgatgGAG CTATACATCGAGCTGCTGGCCCAGAGCTTCGAACAGCATGTTATGAAGTTCCTGAAGTTCGCCCTGGGATACGTTGCCCAACTGGAGAAGCAAGAATCACCTT AGGGTTTAAATTGCCTGCATCTCATGTAATCCACACTGTTGGTCCTGTTTATGATGAAGATGGCAATGCTGCAGCCTCACTGAGTAATGCATACAGGAACAGTCTGCGTGTTGCAAGAGAGAACAATATTCAATATATTGCATTTCCTGCCATATCATGTGGTGTCTATGG ATATCCTTTTGATGAAGCTGCAACTGTGGCCATATCTACAATTAGAGACCACTGCAATGACATTAAAGAG GTTCACTTTGTGCTATTTTCGGATGATATCTATAATGTTTGGGTGAAGAAAGCTGAAGAAGTACTGAAAAACTAG
- the LOC111919661 gene encoding uncharacterized protein LOC111919661, with product MSTNGGDAEKRMVQFNLSPTRVLKIQKGDITRWFIDGSYDAIVNPTDEGMLGGGGADAAIHLAAGPELRTACYGAGEVRPGIRCPTGAARMTPGFKLPAYRVIHTVGPVYNEDENPAATLRYAYRNCLRYVSGNSLKYVAFPAISCGANGYPFEEAATVAISSIRDYPIQRLKEIHFVLYSDDIYNVWVKKAEELLKN from the exons ATGTCTACCAATGGAGGCGACGCTGAGAAAAGGATGGTTCAGTTCAATCTGTCTCCCACGAGGGTCCTGAAGATTCAGAAAGGAGATATCACTCGTTGGTTCATCGATGGCTCCTACGACGCTATT GTTAATCCTACAGATGAGGGAATgcttggtggtggtggtgctgatgCAG CTATACATCTAGCTGCTGGCCCAGAGCTTCGAACAGCATGTTATGGTGCTGGTGAAGTTCGCCCTGGAATACGTTGCCCAACTGGAGCAGCAAGAATGACTCC AGGGTTTAAATTGCCTGCATATCGTGTAATCCACACTGTTGGTCCTGTTTATAATgaagatgagaatcctgcagctACCTTGCGTTATGCATACAGGAACTGTTTGCGTTATGTTAGTGGGAACAGTCTTAAATATGTTGCATTTCCTGCCATATCATGTGGTGCCAATGG ATATCCTTTTGAAGAAGCTGCAACTGTGGCCATATCTTCAATTAGAGACTACCCCATTCAACGCCTTAAAGAG ATTCACTTTGTGCTATATTCGGATGATATCTACAATGTTTGGGTGAAGAAAGCTGAAGAATTACTGAAAAACTAG